The Kiritimatiellia bacterium genome includes a window with the following:
- a CDS encoding sugar transferase, which yields MLLHRGQRISLRRVALIASDIVGIVAAIWLSALLRLGPEQGADFMEQNIGSILASVLISLVVFYAVGMYEREALIKRHASYSLPFLGAALALVVIILIFYARFQSQVGRGILLLSGVFIFFFAWASRAAYRAIIRSGMLSKNAMVIGDGQEAVEAVRLIRSAPDAGLRIRGIVAAHRIQPGTLIAGVPVVGQIERIRELADAFEVETLIVATSLSREPAVLRMLRPLRCSGIEMIDYVSLHEQLAQEIPIDHINDEWLMSAAMNSSVIHIRKIKRILDFSVALVGLLVGAPIMALTALLIRLDSKGPILYRQQRAGLSGRIITVLKFRSMRTDAEAQTGAVWSGLVDPRVTRVGRFIRKWRIDELPQLINVLRGEMSLVGPRPERPEFIEMLASAIPFYRERLMVPPGITGWAQVKYPYAASIEAARRKLQYDLYYIKHMSLFLDLLILLRTFKTIIMGLRHSEEEVIETGPRGELSVLPQPVQGKAVETA from the coding sequence ATGTTGCTTCACCGCGGACAACGGATTTCACTTCGCCGTGTCGCTCTGATCGCCAGCGACATTGTGGGAATCGTTGCGGCCATCTGGTTGTCCGCCTTGTTGCGCCTTGGCCCCGAACAGGGTGCGGATTTCATGGAACAAAACATCGGCTCGATTTTGGCGTCGGTTCTGATCAGTCTGGTCGTGTTTTATGCCGTTGGCATGTACGAGCGCGAAGCCCTCATCAAGCGCCATGCCTCCTATTCGCTTCCCTTTCTCGGCGCGGCGCTCGCCCTGGTCGTGATAATCCTCATTTTTTATGCTCGGTTTCAATCTCAGGTCGGCCGCGGGATTCTGCTGTTGAGCGGGGTCTTTATCTTCTTCTTCGCTTGGGCGTCCCGCGCGGCCTATCGCGCCATCATCCGCAGCGGCATGTTATCCAAAAATGCTATGGTCATCGGAGACGGCCAGGAGGCGGTTGAAGCAGTTCGGCTGATTCGTTCTGCTCCTGACGCGGGCCTTCGCATCCGAGGCATTGTTGCCGCGCATCGAATTCAGCCGGGAACCCTCATCGCAGGGGTCCCCGTCGTCGGGCAAATCGAGAGAATCCGGGAACTTGCGGATGCTTTCGAAGTGGAAACGCTGATCGTCGCCACATCCCTATCCCGCGAACCTGCCGTGCTGAGGATGCTGCGCCCATTGCGGTGTTCGGGGATCGAAATGATCGATTACGTCTCTCTTCATGAGCAATTGGCCCAGGAAATCCCGATCGATCACATCAACGACGAATGGCTGATGAGCGCCGCGATGAACAGTTCCGTTATCCACATTCGGAAAATCAAACGGATTCTGGATTTTTCGGTCGCCCTGGTCGGTCTGCTTGTGGGAGCTCCAATCATGGCGTTGACAGCGCTCCTGATCCGGCTCGATTCGAAAGGCCCGATCCTGTACCGACAGCAGCGCGCGGGATTGAGCGGCCGGATCATCACGGTCCTCAAATTCCGGTCGATGCGAACGGATGCCGAGGCGCAAACCGGCGCCGTGTGGTCGGGTCTCGTCGACCCGCGGGTGACCCGAGTGGGGCGTTTCATCCGCAAATGGCGCATCGACGAACTGCCTCAGCTCATCAATGTTCTCCGCGGGGAGATGAGTCTTGTCGGGCCGCGCCCTGAGCGGCCTGAATTCATCGAGATGCTGGCTTCGGCGATTCCATTTTACCGCGAACGGCTGATGGTGCCTCCCGGGATTACCGGCTGGGCTCAGGTCAAATATCCTTATGCGGCAAGCATTGAAGCGGCGCGCCGGAAGCTGCAGTACGACCTTTATTACATCAAGCACATGAGTTTATTTCTCGACCTTCTAATTCTCCTGCGGACGTTCAAGACGATTATCATGGGTCTCCGACACAGCGAGGAAGAGGTCATCGAAACCGGGCCTCGGGGCGAATTGAGTGTCCTCCCGCAGCCCGTGCAGGGAAAAGCGGTCGAAACGGCATGA